From a region of the Alnus glutinosa chromosome 1, dhAlnGlut1.1, whole genome shotgun sequence genome:
- the LOC133881867 gene encoding guanylate kinase 2, chloroplastic/mitochondrial: protein MLRRLLSSSTSLFPLRIPNPLSYPCPKKIFLPNISLCSPISQMSRPPSVPIPSVDKADRVELIRALETSLGSAFSPEPITPTPGPLIVVISGPSGVGKDAVIKRLREVRQNLHFVVTATSRARRPGEVDGEDYYFVSKEEFLRMVERNELLEYALVYGEYKGIPRRQVREYMARGCDVVLRVDIQGARTLRRILGDSAVFVFVVAESEAVMVERLVERRTENREQLLVRIATAREEVTHVRSFDYVVVNRDGELERAVRLVESIIDAEKAKVRQRGAVI from the coding sequence ATGTTACGCAGACTCCTCTCCTCCTCCACTTCTCTCTTCCCCTTAAGAATCCCTAATCCTCTCTCCTATCCCTGTCCCAAAAAGATATTTCTCCCAAATATCTCCCTCTGCTCTCCAATCTCCCAAATGTCACGTCCGCCCTCCGTCCCCATCCCTTCCGTCGACAAGGCCGACCGCGTGGAGCTCATCCGGGCCCTGGAGACCTCGCTGGGCTCCGCGTTCAGCCCCGAGCCCATAACGCCGACCCCAGGCCCGTTAATCGTGGTGATCAGTGGGCCGAGCGGGGTCGGCAAGGACGCCGTCATCAAACGGCTGAGAGAGGTCCGTCAAAACCTTCACTTCGTCGTCACCGCCACGAGCCGAGCCAGGCGACCCGGCGAGGTCGACGGCGAGGACTACTACTTCGTGTCCAAGGAAGAGTTCCTGAGAATGGTGGAGAGGAACGAGTTGTTGGAGTACGCGCTTGTGTACGGCGAGTACAAGGGGATTCCGAGGCGGCAGGTGCGGGAGTACATGGCGAGGGGGTGCGACGTCGTTTTGAGAGTGGATATCCAGGGCGCCAGAACGCTGAGGAGGATTTTGGGGGACTCGGCGGTGTTCGTGTTCGTGGTGGCGGAGAGCGAGGCGGTGATGGTTGAGAGGCTGGTGGAGAGGCGGACGGAAAACCGGGAGCAGCTGCTAGTGCGGATCGCCACGGCGAGAGAGGAGGTGACGCACGTGAGGAGCTTCGACTACGTGGTGGTGAACAGGGACGGGGAGCTCGAGAGGGCGGTGCGGCTCGTGGAGTCGATCATCGACGCCGAGAAGGCGAAGGTGCGGCAACGTGGGGCTGTGATATAG